A genomic segment from Spinacia oleracea cultivar Varoflay chromosome 3, BTI_SOV_V1, whole genome shotgun sequence encodes:
- the LOC110796604 gene encoding probable protein kinase At2g41970, whose translation MFCCGGAEEENAGPPANYSAPPRGNNPVGGGDRGEPKSGNTRSGAPVKALPIELPAVPLDELNKCTNNFSQKTLVGEGSYGRVFHGKLNNGLEAAIKKLDTSSAQDSDSDFAAQLSIVSRLKHEHFTELMGYCLEQNNRILVYQYATMGSLHDVLHGRKGVQGAAPGPALTWAQRVKIAFGAAKGLEYLHEKVQPSIVHRDVRSSNVLLFDDYLSKIADFNLTSASSETAARLHSTRVLGTFGYHAPEYAMTGQITQKSDVYSFGVVLLELLTGRKPVDHTMPKGQQSLVTWATPRLSEDKVKQCVDPKLNDNYPPKAVAKMAAVAALCVQYEADFRPNMTIVVKALQPLLNANKPAGADAPA comes from the exons ATGTTCTGCTGTGGAGGTGCAGAAGAAGAAAACGCGGGCCCACCTGCTAATTACTCAGCCCCTCCTAGAGGAAATAATCCAGTTGGTG GCGGCGATAGAGGAGAGCCAAAAAGTGGTAATACCAGAAGTGGAGCTCCAGTAAAAGCTTTACCAATAGAATTGCCAGCTGTGCCTTTGGATGAACTAAACAAATGTACCAACAACTTTAGTCAGAAAACATTGGTAGGAGAAGGTTCTTATGGCCGGGTTTTTCATGGCAAGTTAAACAATGGCCTAGAGGCTGCAATAAAGAAATTGGACACAAGTTCTGCACAGGATTCAGATTCTGACTTTGCAGCTCAG TTGTCGATAGTTTCAAGACTAAAGCACGAGCATTTTACGGAGCTTATGGGTTATTGTTTGGAACAAAATAACAGAATTTTggtttatcaatatgcaaccaTGGGTTCATTACATGATGTGTTACATG GAAGGAAAGGAGTTCAAGGTGCAGCACCAGGGCCTGCTCTAACTTGGGCACAAAGAGTTAAAATTGCCTTTGGAGCTGCAAAAGGACTAGAGTACCTGCATGAAAAGGTGCAACCATCTATTGTTCACCGAGATGTTAGATCTAGCAATGTCCTGTTGTTCGATGACTACTTGTCAAAAATAGCTGATTTCAACCTCACAAGTGCGTCTTCAGAGACAGCAGCTCGCTTGCACTCTACTAGAGTCCTGGGAACATTTGGTTATCATGCTCCTGA GTATGCCATGACGGGGCAAATAACTCAGAAAAGTGACGTATACAGTTTTGGTGTTGTTCTTCTTGAGCTTTTGACCGGACGAAAGCCAGTAGATCATACTATGCCTAAAGGGCAGCAGAGTCTTGTTACTTGG GCAACTCCTCGGTTGAGTGAGGACAAAGTGAAACAATGTGTTGACCCCAAGCTTAATGACAATTATCCACCAAAGGCTGTTGCTAAG ATGGCAGCAGTAGCAGCATTGTGTGTTCAGTACGAAGCTGACTTTAGGCCCAACATGACGATTGTGGTTAAGGCTTTGCAGCCTCTTCTGAATGCTAATAAACCAGCAGGAGCTGACGCACCAGCTTGA
- the LOC110796602 gene encoding uncharacterized protein yields MDASDDHEGAADKELNNNGDYNEQYEDLNGEYDEEYDNGDNYDYNGDNYDEECFNDDYNGDYYDEECFNDDYNVNYNDEQLSGVGGEDDVKEEEEEKEESYGDDGWEEGFRKKYNVYPLSWIEKTHLEEGNKIIMPQSAFEELMNKGVGFPMLFKIENINNGKISHCGVLEFSSEEGVVVMPEWMMENMSLEVGGMIKLENLNLDRATYVKLQPHSVDFLNILNPKDVLEATFTFGYACLTVGDTILIMHQGNKLYVDVVEAMPSNAVCVIETDLEVDFACPLDYKPPDKPVSKPKELKQEEPSMFVPFTGSSRRLRLNETKELSAANPVLINHVDSSKSNNKIVFGVGTTTIMSNRSTKPADASLEPSNTGKTIKPFTGNKYRLMDS; encoded by the coding sequence ATGGATGCTTCTGATGATCATGAGGGCGCAGCCGACAAGGAGTTGAACAATAACGGTGATTATAACGAGCAATATGAAGATTTGAATGGAGAATATGATGAAGAATATGATAATGGAGATAATTATGATTATAATGGAGATAATTATGATGAAGAATGTTTTAATGATGATTATAATGGAGATTATTATGATGAAGAATGTTTTAATGATGATTATAATGTAAATTATAATGATGAGCAATTGAGTGGTGTTGGTGGCGAAGACGATGtcaaggaggaggaggaggagaaagagGAAAGTTACGGTGATGATGGATGGGAGGAAGGGTTTAGGAAAAAGTATAATGTGTATCCTTTATCTTGGATTGAGAAAACACACTTGGAGGAAGGAAACAAAATCATTATGCCACAGTCTGCTTTCGAGGAATTGATGAATAAAGGAGTTGGATTTCCGATGCTATTCAAGATTGAAAACATTAACAATGGCAAAATCTCCCACTGCGGCGTTTTGGAGTTTAGTAGCGAAGAAGGTGTTGTTGTGATGCCTGAGTGGATGATGGAAAACATGTCCTTAGAAGTAGGAGGTATGATCAAACTAGAAAATCTTAATCTTGATAGGGCTACTTATGTCAAGTTGCAGCCACATAGTGTTGACTTTTTAAATATTCTAAATCCTAAAGATGTTCTTGAAGCTACCTTTACTTTTGGGTATGCTTGTTTGACAGTTGGGGATACTATTCTGATTATGCATCAGGGTAACAAGTTGTATGTTGATGTTGTTGAAGCTATGCCATCGAATGCTGTTTGTGTCATTGAAACTGATCTTGAGGTCGATTTTGCCTGTCCTTTGGACTATAAACCACCAGATAAACCAGTATCTAAACCCAAGGAATTGAAACAAGAAGAACCATCAATGTTTGTGCCCTTTACTGGTAGTTCAAGGAGGTTGAGGTTGAATGAGACCAAAGAATTATCTGCTGCTAATCCTGTGCTTATTAATCATGTTGATTCATCAAAGAGCAACAACAAGATTGTTTTTGGTGTTGGGACCACCACTATAATGTCAAATAGATCCACCAAGCCTGCAGACGCAAGTTTGGAACCATCAAATACAGGGAAGACAATCAAACCATTCACCGGGAACAAGTACAGATTGATGGATTCATGA